The sequence TATCATGCGCGCTCTGAGTTCTATACCCGGTGCTGATCCTTTTCTCGTACCCAGTCGTGAGGGTGCTGGCGCCTTGAAAGAGGCCGATGGAGTGATTATCCCGGGTGGTTTTTCGTATGGTGATTATATCAGGGCTGGTGCTGTGGCAGCCGTGGGGGAGATCATTGAGGGCGTAAAGGCCATGGCCGAGGCTGGACGGCCCGTGTTGGGCATTTGTAATGGTTTTCAGATCCTCACCGAGTGCGGGCTGCTTCCTGGGGCGCTTCTCCCAAATACCTCTTCGCGGTTTGTCTGTAAATGGGTCTATCTACGAGTCAGTGACAGGACCACCTTATTTACTGAGGGTCTTGAGAATGCAGTCCTTCGGCTGCCAATCGCTCATGCGGAAGGTAACTATTATTGTTCTGAGGAGGATCTCATGATGCTGCAGACGGAATCACTTGTTCCGATCCGATACGGTGATGCCGAGGGGCGAACCATACCAGAGGTCAATCCCAATGGATCTCTTCTGAATATTGCAGCAGTGATCAATAAGGAAGGTAACGTCATGGGAATGATGCCTCATCCTGAACGGGCTTCGAGAGCCTCTCTCGGTTCGACCGATGGCTTGGCGATTTTAGAGAATTTTGTGAGGGGAACCAAATGCTGACGCGAGAAGAACTTGCACATGTGAAGTCCGTCTTGGGGCGTGATCCCACTGAGACCGAGTTGGCCATGCTTGATGTTCTATGGTCTGAGCATTGCAGTTACAAGAGTTCCAAACGCTGGTTCCACCTGTTCAAGACGAAAGGGTCTCGTGTCTACTTAGGGATCGGCGAGGGAGCAGGACTGGTGGATGTGGGCGATAATGTCCTAGTCGGTGTGGCGATGGAGAGTCATAATCACCCCAGTCAGATCGATCCGTATAATGGGGCTGCTACTGGTGTGGGTGGTATCATTCGTGATGTGATCTCTCAAGGGTGCAGGGC comes from Candidatus Thorarchaeota archaeon and encodes:
- the purQ gene encoding phosphoribosylformylglycinamidine synthase I; the protein is MPIAVLRFPGTNNERDIMRALSSIPGADPFLVPSREGAGALKEADGVIIPGGFSYGDYIRAGAVAAVGEIIEGVKAMAEAGRPVLGICNGFQILTECGLLPGALLPNTSSRFVCKWVYLRVSDRTTLFTEGLENAVLRLPIAHAEGNYYCSEEDLMMLQTESLVPIRYGDAEGRTIPEVNPNGSLLNIAAVINKEGNVMGMMPHPERASRASLGSTDGLAILENFVRGTKC